A single region of the Thermoanaerobacterium aotearoense genome encodes:
- a CDS encoding glycerophosphodiester phosphodiesterase, with protein MSKTLVIAHRGDSKNAPENTLSSFKRAVELGSDGIELDVQLSKDGYLVVIHDERVDRTTDGIGYVKDYTLKELKRLNAGIKFGRNYASEKIPTLAEVFELLEDKSVLVNIEIKSGLISYPGIEEKLVNCIFDYSFEDLALISSFNHYSLKTVKEIEPRLNIGLLYECGLVEPWHIASRMHAYSLNPFYVNIIPEVVKGCKSNNVKLFPWTVDDEELMKNMIRLGVDGIITNDPSKLINLEKKLH; from the coding sequence ATGTCAAAGACGCTTGTCATAGCACACCGCGGTGATTCTAAAAACGCTCCGGAAAATACGCTGTCGTCATTTAAGAGAGCTGTTGAATTAGGTTCGGATGGAATAGAATTAGATGTACAGCTTAGCAAAGATGGGTATCTTGTTGTAATACATGATGAACGAGTGGATAGGACAACTGATGGAATAGGATATGTTAAAGACTATACGTTAAAGGAGCTTAAAAGGTTAAACGCAGGAATAAAATTTGGCAGAAATTATGCAAGTGAGAAAATACCTACTTTGGCAGAGGTTTTTGAGTTATTGGAAGATAAAAGTGTATTGGTAAACATAGAGATAAAAAGCGGCTTAATATCATATCCGGGAATAGAAGAGAAGCTGGTTAACTGTATATTTGACTATAGTTTTGAAGATTTGGCTTTAATATCATCATTTAATCATTATAGCTTGAAGACAGTGAAAGAGATTGAGCCAAGGCTTAACATTGGACTTTTGTATGAGTGTGGACTTGTTGAACCGTGGCATATTGCAAGTAGGATGCATGCGTATTCACTTAATCCATTTTATGTGAATATAATACCTGAGGTTGTAAAAGGTTGCAAATCGAATAATGTTAAATTGTTTCCGTGGACGGTTGATGATGAAGAACTTATGAAAAATATGATTCGATTGGGGGTCGATGGAATAATCACTAACGATCCGTCAAAGCTGATTAATTTAGAGAAAAAGCTACATTAG
- a CDS encoding B12-binding domain-containing radical SAM protein, producing the protein MKTLLVALNAKYYHTNLAIRNIKLYCRPMDIELLEMTINDDLDLILHEILNKRPNLIGFSCYIWNIDKVLKLCEYIKKINKDVLIVLGGPEVSYDSDDLLKIGVADFIVLGEGEATFKNLLQRIHNGENVCDLNGISYMNDGKVISRENTDYVCLDDIPFPYDGEDISNKLVYYETSRGCPFRCSYCLSSLDNKLRYASIEKVRDDLEKLTSMGAKIVKLIDRSFDSNIKRAVEILDIIRELRCDTVFHCEVNPELVNQEFIDSLKGIEDKVQFEVGIQTTNKETLKNVSRNPDVSSALKGIKLIINAGVKVHVDLIAGLPGDDFNSIVKSFNDVYELNPDEIQLGFLKLLKGSSLRKNKDIYGIRYRSDPPYEVLMTNTISYMELHELKNIAFLVDKYYNSGKFKMSLRFLLDFFKEPFKLYKRLNYFWVKNGFYGKKHSLNDLFDIIYRFASLEGIDVEYFKDCLRYDYMYFTNNKAYPDCLKEDKKIPDEVKSLLRDDEWLKCNLPSAVGMSNSEKNRNLSIGFFRHDVLNMEEGNVYMAFLHCDNKTYCVKINV; encoded by the coding sequence ATGAAGACACTGCTGGTAGCATTGAATGCTAAATATTACCATACAAATTTGGCCATAAGAAATATTAAGCTGTATTGTAGACCTATGGACATTGAGCTTTTGGAAATGACCATAAATGATGATTTGGATTTGATTCTGCATGAGATTCTGAACAAAAGGCCTAACCTTATAGGGTTTTCGTGCTATATATGGAATATAGATAAAGTGTTGAAGCTTTGTGAATACATAAAAAAGATCAATAAAGATGTCTTAATAGTTCTTGGAGGACCTGAAGTATCTTATGATTCCGATGATTTACTGAAAATTGGTGTTGCAGATTTTATTGTATTAGGTGAAGGAGAAGCAACTTTTAAAAATCTTTTACAAAGAATCCATAATGGCGAAAACGTGTGTGACTTAAATGGCATAAGTTATATGAATGATGGAAAAGTAATATCGAGAGAGAACACTGATTATGTTTGCTTGGATGATATTCCATTTCCTTATGATGGTGAAGATATTTCCAATAAGCTTGTGTATTATGAGACATCCAGAGGGTGTCCTTTTAGATGTTCTTATTGCTTATCATCTCTTGATAATAAGTTGAGGTATGCCAGCATTGAAAAAGTGAGAGATGATTTAGAGAAACTGACAAGCATGGGTGCAAAAATTGTAAAGCTTATTGACAGATCTTTTGACAGCAACATAAAAAGAGCGGTAGAAATATTGGACATAATAAGAGAGTTGAGGTGCGATACAGTATTTCACTGTGAAGTTAATCCTGAGTTAGTCAATCAAGAGTTTATAGATAGCTTAAAAGGTATAGAAGATAAAGTTCAATTTGAAGTAGGTATACAGACGACTAATAAGGAAACTTTAAAGAATGTATCGAGAAATCCGGACGTCAGCAGTGCGTTAAAAGGCATAAAGCTTATCATAAATGCGGGTGTAAAGGTGCATGTAGATCTAATTGCAGGATTGCCTGGCGACGATTTTAATTCGATTGTGAAATCTTTTAATGATGTATATGAGCTAAATCCTGATGAAATTCAATTAGGCTTTTTAAAGCTTTTAAAAGGAAGTAGCCTTAGAAAAAACAAAGATATTTACGGCATAAGATATAGAAGTGATCCTCCGTACGAAGTTTTAATGACAAATACAATATCTTATATGGAGCTGCATGAGCTTAAAAACATTGCTTTTTTAGTAGATAAGTATTACAACTCTGGGAAATTTAAAATGTCATTAAGATTTTTGCTTGATTTTTTTAAAGAGCCGTTTAAGCTGTATAAACGCCTAAATTACTTTTGGGTAAAGAACGGCTTTTATGGCAAAAAGCATTCCCTGAATGATTTGTTTGATATTATTTATAGATTTGCCTCTTTGGAAGGCATAGATGTTGAGTATTTTAAGGACTGCTTAAGATATGATTACATGTACTTTACTAACAATAAGGCATATCCTGACTGTCTTAAAGAGGATAAAAAAATACCAGATGAAGTAAAATCATTGTTGCGAGATGATGAATGGTTAAAGTGCAATCTGCCGTCAGCAGTTGGTATGTCTAATTCTGAAAAAAATAGAAATCTGTCTATAGGCTTTTTTAGGCATGATGTTTTAAACATGGAGGAAGGAAATGTGTATATGGCCTTTCTCCACTGTGATAATAAAACATATTGTGTAAAAATAAATGTTTAA
- a CDS encoding M48 family metallopeptidase — protein MYVKFNKIWFLLTFIALLFSSLYIYYTLTPNIVSQDVYKFFSHYTVEKSIPYHKENRLLYISSFLIQLVFLLWFVFGGFSIKLSKICERISGKHYYLSVFIFFLFLWIILKVLSLPFSFYSYRLQVKWGFSVQTIQSWLIDYIKNSLIDIVLSSIGIVLLLFAINKFQKTWWIYASVFLTAMLFLQNFIWPSFIAPMFNKFTPVTDPAILSMVNDISKNAGIKIDRVEEMDASKRTTLANAYFYGFGSTSKIVLYDTLLKKYPPDEIKAVIAHEAAHWKENHVLKSIIIGSLGIFIIFLAFNVLLKASIVEMQSLRYRPYIISVFYLFMLLVNFDINPIQNFISRQMERQADLLSVQYLHDKNVVIKLQVDLAERSLSDVEPPKFIEWFSYTHPSAMNRIRAVEKSKI, from the coding sequence TTGTACGTAAAGTTTAATAAAATATGGTTTCTGCTGACATTTATCGCATTGTTGTTTTCATCCTTGTACATATATTATACATTGACACCTAATATCGTATCTCAAGACGTATATAAATTTTTTTCACACTATACAGTAGAAAAATCTATTCCATATCATAAAGAAAATAGATTATTGTATATTTCTTCTTTTTTAATTCAATTAGTTTTTTTGCTTTGGTTTGTTTTTGGCGGATTCTCAATCAAATTGTCAAAAATATGTGAAAGAATAAGTGGAAAACATTATTATCTCAGTGTATTTATATTCTTTCTGTTTTTGTGGATAATTTTAAAAGTGTTATCGCTTCCATTTAGTTTTTATTCATATAGGCTACAGGTAAAATGGGGATTCTCAGTGCAAACAATTCAGTCATGGTTGATAGATTACATCAAAAACTCTCTAATAGACATTGTTCTATCTAGTATCGGAATTGTTTTGTTATTGTTCGCTATAAATAAATTCCAAAAAACGTGGTGGATATATGCATCTGTATTTCTTACTGCAATGCTATTTTTGCAAAATTTTATTTGGCCGTCCTTCATTGCTCCTATGTTCAACAAATTTACACCTGTTACTGATCCAGCAATTCTCAGCATGGTAAACGACATATCAAAAAACGCAGGAATAAAAATTGATAGAGTTGAAGAAATGGATGCCAGCAAGCGAACAACACTTGCAAATGCGTATTTTTATGGTTTTGGCAGTACAAGTAAAATAGTCCTTTACGATACACTTCTAAAAAAATATCCGCCCGATGAAATAAAAGCTGTAATTGCACATGAAGCTGCCCATTGGAAAGAAAATCACGTTTTAAAAAGCATAATAATTGGTTCATTAGGAATATTTATAATTTTCCTCGCCTTTAATGTTCTTTTGAAGGCAAGTATAGTCGAAATGCAAAGCCTTAGATATAGACCTTATATAATCTCAGTATTTTATCTTTTTATGCTGCTTGTTAATTTCGATATAAATCCGATTCAGAACTTCATATCAAGACAAATGGAAAGGCAAGCTGATTTGCTTTCTGTCCAATACCTCCATGATAAAAATGTAGTAATCAAATTGCAGGTAGATTTAGCAGAAAGAAGCTTATCCGACGTAGAACCTCCAAAATTCATAGAGTGGTTTTCTTATACGCATCCAAGTGCCATGAATAGAATTAGAGCCGTTGAAAAGTCTAAGATATAA
- the spoIVA gene encoding stage IV sporulation protein A produces the protein MENYDIYKDIAERTEGDIYIGVVGPVRTGKSTFIKRFMDILVLPNIDNLNLKERVQDELPQSAAGKTIMTTEPKFVPEKAVEISLNENTSFSVRLVDCVGYMVKGAMGYLEGDKPRMVTTPWYDYEIPFEEAAEIGTKKVINDHSTIGLVVTTDGSITEIPRDNYVEPEERVIKELKEIHKPFIILLNSTHPDDADTIKLGKEMEMKYDVPVVVVNVLKMSMADIKNILEKVLYEFPITELNIDLPRWVDVLENEHWLKQSIMSTVKQSIDELFRLRDIKKTVDAIKSNEHMGDVVIKKIDPGEGVADIEAKTKEGLFFKILSDECGLEIRGDRDLMKMMKELSYAKAEYDKLKDAIEDAKKKGVGVVPASIDNMEFEKPEIVRQGGSFAVRLKASAPSLHIFRTDVTTEVSPIVGTEKQSEDFVKYITEQFENDPDKIWESNIFGKSLSDLVKEGMQNKLGKIPDNVSMRLRDTLERIVNDGGGGIICIIL, from the coding sequence GTGGAAAATTACGATATTTATAAGGATATAGCAGAAAGAACAGAAGGCGATATATATATAGGCGTCGTAGGTCCTGTTCGTACTGGGAAATCAACATTTATAAAAAGATTTATGGATATATTGGTATTGCCAAATATCGACAATTTGAACCTTAAAGAGAGAGTTCAAGATGAGTTGCCTCAGAGCGCGGCAGGCAAGACAATAATGACTACGGAGCCTAAATTTGTGCCAGAGAAAGCAGTGGAGATTTCACTAAATGAAAATACCAGTTTCAGTGTAAGATTAGTAGATTGTGTCGGGTACATGGTTAAAGGTGCGATGGGATATTTAGAAGGCGATAAACCAAGAATGGTCACTACACCATGGTATGATTACGAAATTCCGTTTGAAGAAGCCGCTGAAATAGGGACTAAAAAGGTAATAAATGACCATTCAACAATCGGATTGGTTGTGACCACCGATGGAAGCATTACAGAGATACCAAGAGATAATTACGTAGAACCAGAAGAAAGAGTTATAAAGGAATTAAAAGAAATACATAAACCATTTATAATATTACTGAATTCTACACATCCAGATGACGCCGATACAATTAAATTAGGCAAAGAAATGGAAATGAAGTACGATGTGCCTGTAGTTGTAGTCAATGTGCTTAAGATGAGCATGGCTGATATCAAAAATATACTTGAAAAAGTGCTTTATGAATTTCCAATTACAGAGCTTAATATTGATCTGCCAAGGTGGGTAGATGTACTTGAAAATGAACATTGGTTAAAACAGAGCATAATGAGTACAGTCAAACAAAGTATAGATGAGCTGTTTAGATTGAGGGACATAAAAAAGACAGTTGATGCCATAAAGTCCAATGAGCACATGGGCGATGTAGTGATTAAAAAGATAGACCCAGGTGAAGGTGTCGCAGACATAGAAGCAAAGACGAAGGAAGGTCTTTTCTTTAAAATATTAAGCGATGAATGTGGTCTTGAAATACGTGGTGATAGAGATCTTATGAAAATGATGAAGGAATTATCATACGCGAAAGCTGAGTACGACAAATTAAAAGATGCCATTGAAGATGCCAAGAAAAAAGGCGTGGGTGTTGTTCCTGCCAGCATAGATAATATGGAATTTGAGAAGCCAGAAATAGTTAGACAAGGTGGCAGCTTCGCTGTAAGGCTTAAAGCATCTGCACCTTCCCTTCACATATTTAGAACGGATGTTACAACTGAAGTGTCGCCAATCGTCGGCACAGAAAAGCAAAGTGAAGATTTTGTCAAATACATTACAGAGCAGTTTGAAAATGATCCGGATAAAATCTGGGAGTCAAATATATTTGGAAAATCGCTAAGCGATCTTGTAAAAGAAGGGATGCAAAACAAGCTTGGCAAGATTCCAGACAATGTAAGCATGAGGCTAAGGGATACACTTGAACGAATCGTCAATGACGGCGGTGGCGGTATAATCTGCATCATATTATGA
- a CDS encoding NAD(P)H-dependent glycerol-3-phosphate dehydrogenase: protein MDVAILGAGSWGTAMAIHLDSMNHNVCMWTRDQNQVEEIKKTGYNRRYLDAKLPKSIDITTDIYYAIKDKKIIVLAVPSHAVRCTVEMMKGIVDKSAIIVNLAKGLETSSLKRMSQVIKEIVDNPVVVLSGPSHAEEVCRHIPTACVISSNDINACEYVQDVMMDENFRLYINKDLIGVELGGSLKNIIALGAGISDGLGFGDNTKAALMTRGLAEITRLGVALGSDPLTFLGLTGMGDLIVTCTSMYSRNRRAGIKIGQGKSLDEALREIGMVVEGVNTTKSAYELSKIHGIEMPITNEIYSILFEGKNPREAVYSLMTRNKKHEMEGI, encoded by the coding sequence ATGGACGTTGCAATATTAGGCGCAGGCAGTTGGGGAACAGCAATGGCGATTCATTTGGATTCTATGAACCACAATGTTTGCATGTGGACGAGGGATCAAAACCAGGTGGAGGAAATCAAAAAAACAGGCTATAATAGAAGGTACCTTGATGCAAAATTGCCGAAAAGCATTGATATAACTACTGATATATATTATGCGATAAAAGACAAAAAAATAATAGTTTTAGCAGTTCCATCCCACGCAGTAAGATGTACGGTAGAGATGATGAAAGGGATCGTTGATAAATCGGCAATAATTGTAAATTTAGCAAAAGGTCTTGAAACTTCCAGCTTAAAAAGGATGTCCCAGGTTATAAAAGAGATAGTAGATAATCCAGTTGTAGTGCTTTCTGGACCAAGTCATGCCGAAGAAGTCTGTAGGCACATACCTACAGCATGTGTTATTTCATCAAACGATATAAACGCATGTGAATATGTGCAAGATGTAATGATGGATGAAAATTTCAGATTGTATATAAATAAAGACTTGATAGGCGTTGAATTAGGCGGCTCTCTTAAAAATATCATTGCATTAGGTGCTGGCATATCAGACGGGCTTGGCTTTGGAGATAATACTAAAGCTGCTCTTATGACGCGAGGACTTGCCGAAATTACTCGTTTAGGTGTTGCATTAGGGTCAGATCCACTTACTTTTTTGGGCTTGACAGGTATGGGGGATCTTATTGTAACATGCACAAGCATGTATTCACGCAACAGAAGGGCTGGCATAAAAATAGGGCAAGGAAAATCGTTAGACGAAGCATTAAGAGAAATCGGAATGGTGGTAGAGGGTGTTAATACGACTAAATCAGCTTATGAACTTTCTAAAATTCATGGAATTGAGATGCCAATAACTAATGAAATTTATTCGATATTATTTGAAGGCAAAAATCCAAGGGAAGCTGTATATTCATTGATGACTCGCAACAAAAAGCATGAGATGGAGGGCATATAA
- the plsY gene encoding glycerol-3-phosphate 1-O-acyltransferase PlsY codes for MKIALAAILAYLIGSFNSAYFFTNFIKKTDIRKYGSGNAGATNVMRVLGFKVAFFVFLSDVLKGVLAVLLGRLIAGNIGGYVGGIAVVVGHNWPVFLGFKGGKGVATSFGAIMTISPVIAVLSLIIGIAVISISKYVSLGSIIGAFTFLIFNIIYYSSLNMLIFAILLTAMVVFQHRANIKRLLNGTESKFGQKTNIK; via the coding sequence GTGAAGATAGCATTAGCCGCTATACTTGCCTACTTAATTGGGTCATTTAACAGTGCTTATTTTTTTACTAATTTTATCAAAAAAACCGATATAAGAAAGTACGGCAGTGGAAATGCTGGCGCTACAAATGTCATGAGGGTTCTGGGATTTAAAGTTGCTTTTTTTGTGTTTTTATCTGATGTATTAAAAGGAGTTTTAGCTGTACTTCTTGGTAGACTGATTGCCGGAAATATAGGTGGATATGTTGGAGGGATCGCAGTAGTAGTCGGCCACAATTGGCCTGTTTTCTTGGGATTTAAAGGTGGTAAGGGGGTAGCTACAAGCTTTGGAGCTATTATGACCATAAGTCCTGTCATTGCGGTTTTGTCGCTTATAATAGGGATTGCTGTTATCTCTATCAGCAAGTATGTTTCGCTTGGTTCCATAATTGGAGCATTTACGTTTCTCATTTTTAATATTATTTACTATAGTTCGCTTAATATGTTGATATTTGCAATACTACTTACAGCAATGGTTGTATTTCAGCATAGAGCAAATATAAAACGATTACTCAATGGAACCGAATCGAAATTTGGGCAAAAAACAAATATAAAGTAA